Proteins encoded within one genomic window of Bradyrhizobium sp. 186:
- a CDS encoding M20 family metallopeptidase codes for MTRADAIARARDDFKSGAFLTELDRRVAFRTESQNPSRGAELRAYLEQEMVPAFAALDFQSRLVESPSGKAPFLFAEHHESGTAPTVLIYGHGDVVDGMEGEWREGRDPWRTTVSGARLYGRGTADNKGQHSINMAALRAVREARGGKLGFNVKFIVEMGEEIGSPDLGKVCDLNRNALKADLFMASDGPRLSADRPTLFLGCRGGIRIHLDVNLRDGGHHSGNWGGVLANPATILVNAIATLVDGHGRLQLDALKPPRLTNQIRSYLADVQVVPTEDEPALAENWGEEGLSAAERLYAWNTLEVLAMSSGNIAKPANAIPGHANAVLQLRFVVGTKIDGLIEAIRAHLVQKGFPMIEVRAAQSFAASRTDFDSPWIKWAADSVQETTGKTPAVLPNFGGSLPNDVFSEILGLPTIWVPHSYPGCSQHAPNEHILLPLTEEALTVMAGLFWDLGDLPRPLT; via the coding sequence ATGACCAGAGCCGACGCCATCGCCCGCGCCCGTGACGATTTCAAGTCCGGCGCGTTCCTCACTGAGCTCGACCGCCGCGTTGCCTTCCGGACCGAAAGCCAGAACCCGTCGCGCGGCGCGGAGCTGCGTGCCTATCTGGAACAGGAGATGGTGCCTGCTTTCGCCGCGCTCGATTTCCAAAGCCGCCTGGTCGAATCCCCTAGCGGCAAGGCGCCGTTCCTGTTCGCCGAGCATCACGAGAGTGGGACGGCGCCAACCGTGCTGATCTACGGCCATGGCGACGTCGTCGACGGCATGGAAGGCGAGTGGCGCGAGGGCCGCGATCCCTGGCGCACCACGGTTTCAGGCGCGCGCCTCTACGGCCGCGGCACAGCCGACAACAAGGGCCAGCACAGCATCAACATGGCAGCGCTTCGCGCGGTGCGCGAGGCCCGTGGTGGCAAGCTCGGCTTCAACGTCAAATTCATCGTCGAGATGGGCGAGGAGATCGGCTCGCCCGATCTCGGCAAGGTCTGCGATCTCAACCGCAACGCGTTGAAGGCCGATTTGTTCATGGCCTCCGACGGTCCGCGCCTGTCCGCGGACCGGCCGACGCTGTTTCTTGGCTGTCGCGGCGGCATCCGCATCCATCTCGATGTGAATTTGCGCGACGGCGGGCATCATTCCGGCAATTGGGGCGGCGTGCTCGCCAACCCCGCGACCATTCTGGTCAACGCGATTGCCACGCTGGTCGACGGCCACGGCCGCCTTCAGCTCGATGCCCTGAAGCCGCCGCGGCTCACCAACCAGATCCGCAGCTATCTCGCGGATGTGCAGGTCGTGCCGACCGAGGACGAGCCGGCGCTCGCGGAGAACTGGGGCGAGGAGGGACTATCGGCGGCCGAGCGGCTCTACGCCTGGAACACGCTCGAGGTGCTGGCGATGTCATCCGGCAATATCGCGAAGCCGGCCAATGCCATTCCCGGCCATGCCAATGCTGTGCTGCAACTGCGTTTTGTCGTCGGCACGAAGATCGATGGTCTGATCGAGGCCATCCGTGCGCATCTGGTCCAGAAGGGCTTTCCGATGATCGAGGTGCGGGCGGCGCAGAGCTTTGCCGCCTCGCGCACCGATTTCGACAGCCCCTGGATCAAATGGGCGGCGGATTCGGTGCAGGAGACCACCGGCAAGACGCCGGCGGTGCTGCCGAATTTCGGCGGCTCGCTGCCGAACGACGTGTTTTCCGAGATTTTGGGCCTGCCGACGATCTGGGTGCCGCACTCTTATCCCGGCTGCTCCCAGCATGCGCCCAATGAGCACATCCTGCTGCCTTTGACCGAAGAGGCCTTGACGGTGATGGCCGGCCTGTTCTGGGATCTCGGAGATTTGCCGCGGCCGTTAACCTGA
- a CDS encoding LLM class flavin-dependent oxidoreductase, translated as MAKQIRLNAFAMNCVAHQSPGLWTHPRDRTAEYNRLPYWIDLAKTLERGRFDGLFLADVLGVYDVYGNSPDAALRNAAQTPSNEPLLLLSAMAAVTQNLGFGVTSNLSFEPPYPFARRMSTLDHLTEGRIGWNVVTGYLDSAARGAGKEKQTGHDDRYDIADEYMEVVYKLWEGSWEDGAVLRDRKRGIFTDPTKVHRVNHEGANYRINNTIHLSEPSPQRTPVLYQAGTSPRGRQFAAQHAECVFMSGPSAKVIAPRVSAIRQEAAALGRNPAEILMFSMMTIILGRTEAEAKEKYADYRRHISPEGALALMSGWTGVDFSGYDLDQQVRHVQNDAGRSAMDNVTRADPDRVWTVRDVIEHVGVGGAGPVVVGTPEMVADKIEAWFEATDVDGLNVAFAISPGDFEDIADMLVPELTRRGRYKPEYAQGTLREKLFGAGRARLDAPHPAAGYCVGKKG; from the coding sequence ATGGCCAAGCAGATCAGGCTCAACGCATTTGCGATGAATTGCGTCGCGCACCAATCACCGGGCCTGTGGACCCATCCGCGCGATCGTACCGCCGAATATAACCGGCTGCCATACTGGATCGATCTTGCCAAGACGCTGGAGCGCGGCCGTTTTGACGGGCTGTTTCTGGCCGACGTGCTCGGGGTTTATGACGTCTACGGCAACAGCCCTGACGCAGCCTTGCGCAATGCAGCACAGACGCCGTCGAACGAGCCGCTGCTGCTGCTGTCGGCGATGGCGGCGGTGACGCAGAATCTTGGTTTTGGCGTCACCAGCAATCTTTCCTTCGAGCCGCCCTACCCGTTCGCGCGGCGGATGTCGACGCTCGACCACCTCACCGAGGGACGGATCGGCTGGAACGTCGTCACCGGCTATCTCGACAGCGCCGCGCGCGGCGCCGGCAAGGAGAAGCAGACCGGACATGACGACCGCTACGACATCGCGGATGAGTATATGGAGGTCGTCTACAAGCTCTGGGAAGGGAGCTGGGAGGACGGCGCGGTGCTGCGGGATCGCAAGCGTGGTATCTTCACCGATCCCACCAAGGTGCATCGCGTCAACCACGAGGGCGCGAACTACCGCATCAATAACACCATCCACCTCAGCGAGCCGTCGCCGCAGCGAACGCCGGTGCTGTACCAGGCCGGCACCTCGCCGCGCGGCCGGCAGTTCGCGGCACAGCACGCCGAATGCGTGTTCATGTCGGGGCCGTCGGCCAAGGTGATCGCGCCGCGCGTTTCCGCGATCCGCCAGGAGGCGGCCGCGCTCGGCCGCAATCCCGCGGAGATCCTGATGTTCTCGATGATGACGATCATCCTCGGGCGGACGGAGGCCGAGGCGAAAGAGAAATACGCCGACTATCGCCGCCACATCAGCCCCGAAGGCGCGCTGGCGCTGATGTCGGGTTGGACCGGCGTCGACTTCTCCGGCTACGACCTCGACCAGCAGGTGCGCCACGTGCAGAACGACGCCGGCCGCAGCGCGATGGACAACGTCACCCGGGCCGATCCCGACCGCGTCTGGACCGTGCGCGATGTCATCGAGCACGTCGGCGTCGGCGGCGCCGGCCCCGTCGTGGTCGGCACGCCGGAGATGGTCGCGGACAAGATCGAGGCATGGTTCGAGGCGACCGACGTCGACGGCCTCAACGTGGCCTTCGCGATCTCGCCCGGCGATTTCGAGGACATCGCCGACATGCTGGTGCCGGAACTGACCAGGCGTGGGCGCTACAAGCCGGAGTATGCGCAGGGCACGCTGCGGGAGAAGCTGTTCGGCGCCGGGCGTGCGCGGCTCGATGCGCCACATCCGGCAGCGGGGTATTGCGTGGGGAAGAAGGGGTAG
- a CDS encoding IS110 family transposase, which produces MLLDHPSDGPTAIRTQFGAIFVSLELSRSTWVITSLSPGTGEKMSRHSVTAGDTAELMKLFAELRRKAEARTRESYPIITIQEAGLDGFWLHRVLQQNGIESHVVDPASIATSRRRRRAKTDRLDGEALLRALLAYKRGEPRVCAMVVAPSPEEEDRRRLCRERATLIAERITHVNRIKGLLFAQGISDYVPLRRNRRARLEALRTGDGRELPSHLKAQIGRELDRVELLLEQIKAVEAARDALLAAARKPADKNAADKVAPDPVAMLLALKGLGANFAAVLWSEAFYRQFSNRRQVAAYAGLAATPWQSGGIRHEQGVSKAGNPRLRTTMIQLAWLWIRHQPQSALTRWFKERSPQGRKRAIVALARKLLVTLWKYVTAGETIEGAVMKPAA; this is translated from the coding sequence ATGTTGCTCGATCATCCTTCCGACGGACCGACCGCTATCCGCACGCAGTTTGGCGCAATTTTTGTGTCTTTGGAACTGAGCCGTTCGACGTGGGTGATTACGTCACTTTCGCCTGGTACGGGCGAGAAGATGTCCAGGCACAGCGTCACGGCCGGCGATACGGCTGAGCTGATGAAGCTGTTTGCGGAACTCAGGCGCAAGGCGGAGGCCAGGACCCGCGAGAGCTATCCGATCATCACGATCCAGGAAGCTGGGCTGGACGGGTTCTGGCTGCACCGTGTTCTGCAACAGAACGGCATTGAGAGCCACGTGGTCGATCCCGCCTCGATTGCGACGTCGCGACGGCGGCGGCGGGCCAAGACTGACAGGCTCGATGGCGAGGCGCTGTTGCGGGCGCTTCTGGCCTACAAGCGCGGCGAGCCGCGGGTCTGTGCGATGGTGGTTGCGCCCTCGCCTGAAGAGGAGGACCGGCGCAGGCTGTGTCGCGAACGAGCGACGCTGATCGCCGAGCGCATCACGCATGTGAACCGGATCAAGGGTCTTCTGTTCGCGCAGGGGATATCCGACTACGTGCCGCTGCGGCGCAATCGGCGGGCGCGGCTTGAGGCCTTGCGCACGGGCGACGGGCGGGAGCTGCCTTCGCATTTGAAGGCGCAGATCGGCCGCGAGCTCGATCGGGTCGAACTGCTTCTGGAACAGATCAAGGCGGTCGAGGCCGCGCGAGATGCTCTGCTGGCCGCAGCCCGGAAGCCTGCAGACAAGAACGCTGCAGACAAGGTCGCGCCGGATCCGGTGGCGATGCTGCTGGCCTTGAAAGGGCTCGGCGCCAACTTTGCGGCCGTGCTCTGGTCGGAGGCGTTCTACCGGCAGTTCTCCAACCGCCGCCAGGTCGCCGCCTATGCGGGGCTTGCGGCGACGCCGTGGCAAAGCGGAGGCATCCGGCACGAGCAGGGCGTGTCGAAGGCCGGCAATCCCAGGCTGCGGACCACAATGATCCAGCTCGCCTGGCTGTGGATACGTCACCAGCCGCAGTCGGCCCTGACGCGCTGGTTCAAGGAGCGAAGCCCGCAAGGCCGCAAGCGCGCGATCGTGGCGCTGGCGCGCAAGCTTCTCGTGACCTTGTGGAAGTATGTCACCGCGGGCGAGACCATCGAGGGGGCCGTGATGAAGCCCGCCGCCTGA
- a CDS encoding GFA family protein — translation MAKAAASAGTATGQCLCGKVTFEIDIPARWAWHDHSAASRRAHGAAYATYVGSWKKRFRITAGKTALTRYEDAKTQTARSFCARCGTPIAYERPRGPHMVNIPRALFNERTGRQPLYHIAIEELQEWAYTGEPLVPLKGFPGVVWQRSKKKKRAGGEDPFELGREEM, via the coding sequence ATGGCCAAAGCCGCTGCATCCGCAGGAACCGCCACCGGCCAATGCCTGTGCGGCAAGGTCACCTTCGAGATCGACATTCCCGCACGCTGGGCCTGGCACGATCACTCCGCCGCCAGCCGCCGCGCCCACGGCGCGGCTTACGCGACCTATGTCGGAAGCTGGAAGAAGCGTTTTCGCATTACCGCGGGCAAGACCGCGCTCACCCGCTACGAAGACGCTAAGACACAAACCGCGCGCAGCTTCTGCGCCCGTTGCGGCACACCGATCGCCTATGAACGCCCGCGCGGACCGCATATGGTCAACATTCCCCGCGCGCTGTTCAATGAGCGCACCGGCCGGCAGCCGCTTTATCACATCGCGATCGAGGAGCTCCAGGAATGGGCCTACACCGGCGAGCCGCTGGTGCCGTTGAAGGGCTTTCCCGGCGTGGTCTGGCAGCGCTCGAAAAAGAAGAAGCGCGCGGGCGGAGAGGATCCGTTCGAGCTGGGGCGCGAGGAGATGTAG
- a CDS encoding alkene reductase, with the protein MKFEVLFKPLQVGPYKLAHRVAMAPLTRMRAERESFSPRPLNAEYYGQRATQGGLLIAEASPVLSHGRGNPATPGIYSEAQIAGWRKVVDAVHAKGGIIFLQLWHVGRVSHSSFHGGALPVSASAIAIKAEGMKAMTADGKVSDYETPRALETDEVKEIVEAFRQGAKNALAAGFDGVEIHGANGYLLEQFLQSRSNQRTDQYGGSIENRARLLLEVTQAAIDVWGAGRVAVRLSPHGIANDSGEADPMPLYTHVVKALDKLGLAYLHFIEPRSSGSGRAEVNWQNVPSAMVLFRPLYSGVLMTAGGFTGDTANTAIADGHADIIAFGRIFISNPDLPRRLEHDYPVTPYNRATFYGGEEKGYTDYPVYDELTPA; encoded by the coding sequence ATGAAATTCGAGGTGTTGTTCAAACCGTTGCAGGTCGGTCCGTACAAGCTCGCGCATCGCGTCGCGATGGCGCCGCTCACCCGGATGCGGGCCGAGCGCGAGAGCTTTTCGCCGCGGCCGCTCAACGCCGAATATTACGGCCAGCGCGCCACGCAAGGCGGCCTGCTCATCGCCGAGGCGTCTCCCGTGCTCTCGCATGGCCGCGGCAATCCAGCCACGCCCGGCATCTATTCGGAAGCGCAGATTGCCGGCTGGCGCAAGGTGGTTGATGCCGTGCATGCCAAGGGCGGCATCATCTTCCTCCAGCTCTGGCATGTCGGCCGGGTCTCGCATTCCTCCTTCCATGGCGGCGCGCTGCCGGTCTCTGCCTCTGCAATCGCGATCAAGGCCGAAGGCATGAAGGCGATGACCGCCGACGGCAAGGTTTCCGATTACGAAACGCCGCGCGCGCTGGAGACGGACGAGGTCAAGGAGATCGTCGAGGCGTTCCGGCAAGGCGCGAAGAACGCGCTTGCCGCCGGCTTCGACGGTGTCGAGATTCACGGCGCCAACGGCTATCTGCTCGAGCAGTTCTTGCAGTCGCGCAGCAACCAGCGCACCGATCAATACGGCGGTTCGATCGAGAACCGCGCGCGGCTTCTGCTGGAGGTGACGCAGGCCGCGATCGACGTCTGGGGCGCGGGCCGCGTCGCCGTGCGGCTGTCGCCGCACGGCATCGCCAATGATTCCGGCGAGGCCGACCCTATGCCGCTCTACACGCATGTGGTGAAGGCGCTCGACAAGCTCGGGCTCGCCTATCTGCATTTCATCGAGCCGCGTTCCAGCGGGTCGGGACGCGCCGAGGTCAACTGGCAGAACGTGCCGTCCGCGATGGTGCTGTTCCGCCCGCTCTACAGCGGCGTGTTGATGACCGCCGGCGGCTTCACCGGCGATACCGCCAACACGGCAATCGCCGATGGCCATGCCGACATCATCGCTTTCGGCCGCATCTTCATCTCCAACCCGGATTTGCCGCGGCGTCTGGAGCACGACTATCCGGTCACGCCGTACAACCGCGCGACATTCTACGGCGGCGAGGAGAAGGGGTACACGGACTATCCGGTGTATGACGAACTGACGCCGGCGTAA
- a CDS encoding aldehyde dehydrogenase family protein — translation MAVSQAIPITRHPFANGSYKQMLIDGKWVDAASGKRFETHNPATGELLATVAEGDKEDIDRAVAAARRAFEGPWSKVKPFERQNLLLKLADLVEKNFDELSQLDTLDMGAPVSRTRAYRLRAVGMLRYYAGQTTAIHGETVENSLPGEIFSYTLKEPIGVVGAIIPWNGPLTATIWKIGPAIATGCTVVLKPAEEAPLTSLRIAELAMEAGVPPGVINVVPGYGETAGAALASHHDVDKVAFTGSHVTGQSIIRASAGNLKRVSLELGGKSPDIVFADADLDAAVPGAAMAVFANSGQICSAGTRLFVEQSIYEEFVGRVAEFGKKLQVGNGLDPNTQIGPLVSEQQLERVTSYLDIGQKEGAKALAGGGRVTEGALSKGFFVSPTVFAGVQDNMRIAQEEIFGPVISAIAFKDMDELVKRANATTFGLGSGLWTREVSKAHHVAKRLRAGSVWVNCYQAMDPAMPFGGYKMSGYGRESGKQHVEEYLNVKAVWIKTA, via the coding sequence ATGGCTGTGTCGCAGGCTATTCCGATCACGCGCCATCCGTTCGCGAACGGGTCCTACAAGCAGATGCTGATCGACGGGAAGTGGGTCGACGCTGCGTCCGGCAAGCGCTTCGAGACCCACAATCCTGCCACCGGCGAGCTGCTCGCAACCGTTGCCGAGGGCGACAAGGAAGACATCGACCGCGCGGTCGCGGCTGCCCGCCGCGCCTTCGAGGGGCCGTGGAGCAAAGTAAAACCGTTCGAGCGGCAGAACCTGCTGCTCAAGCTCGCCGACCTCGTCGAGAAGAATTTCGACGAATTGTCGCAGCTCGACACTCTCGACATGGGCGCGCCGGTCAGCCGCACCCGCGCCTATCGCCTGCGCGCCGTCGGCATGCTGCGCTACTACGCTGGCCAGACCACCGCGATCCATGGCGAGACCGTCGAGAACTCGCTACCCGGCGAGATCTTCTCCTACACGCTGAAGGAGCCGATCGGCGTCGTCGGCGCCATCATCCCCTGGAACGGCCCGCTGACCGCCACGATCTGGAAGATCGGTCCCGCAATCGCGACCGGCTGCACTGTGGTGCTCAAGCCCGCCGAAGAGGCGCCGCTGACCTCGCTGCGTATCGCCGAGCTTGCGATGGAAGCGGGCGTGCCGCCCGGCGTCATCAACGTGGTGCCCGGTTATGGCGAGACCGCGGGTGCTGCGCTTGCCTCGCACCACGACGTCGACAAGGTCGCCTTCACCGGCTCGCATGTCACGGGGCAGTCGATCATTCGCGCCTCGGCCGGTAATCTGAAGCGCGTCTCGCTCGAGCTCGGCGGCAAGTCGCCGGACATCGTGTTTGCCGACGCCGATCTCGATGCTGCGGTGCCGGGCGCCGCGATGGCCGTGTTCGCCAATTCCGGCCAGATCTGTAGCGCCGGCACGCGGTTGTTCGTCGAGCAGTCGATCTACGAGGAGTTCGTCGGCCGCGTCGCCGAGTTCGGCAAGAAGCTGCAAGTCGGCAACGGTCTCGATCCCAACACCCAGATCGGTCCGCTCGTTTCCGAGCAGCAGCTCGAACGTGTCACCAGCTATCTCGACATCGGCCAGAAGGAAGGCGCCAAGGCGCTCGCCGGCGGCGGCCGCGTCACCGAGGGCGCGCTGTCGAAGGGCTTCTTCGTGTCGCCAACGGTATTCGCCGGCGTGCAGGACAACATGCGCATCGCGCAGGAGGAGATTTTTGGTCCCGTCATCTCCGCGATCGCCTTCAAGGACATGGACGAGCTGGTCAAGCGCGCCAACGCGACCACCTTCGGTCTCGGCTCCGGCCTGTGGACGCGCGAGGTCAGCAAGGCGCACCACGTCGCGAAACGCTTGCGTGCCGGCTCGGTGTGGGTGAACTGCTACCAGGCGATGGACCCGGCGATGCCGTTCGGCGGCTACAAGATGAGCGGCTACGGCCGCGAGTCCGGCAAGCAGCACGTCGAGGAATATCTCAACGTGAAGGCCGTCTGGATCAAGACGGCGTAA
- a CDS encoding SDR family NAD(P)-dependent oxidoreductase, producing MPHPVIAKDNVAVITGGASGIGLAAAMAFVRAGMKVCIADIDQGRLAEAATKLSSVAVATNVMTSAVDVGKAESVTELERAVRERFGGTDILMNNAGIQPGSTLFGEPDNWQRIIGVNMWGIINGSRIFAPDMIARGNAGLIINTGSKQGITTPPGDPAYNVSKAGVKAFTEALQHELRNTKDCRITAHLLIPGFVFTGLTAKGRTEKPAGAWTPEQTVDFMIARLEAGDFYILCPDNDVPRALDEKRMLWAAGDIVENRPALSRWHPDHAEAFAAFVKGD from the coding sequence ATGCCGCATCCCGTCATCGCCAAAGACAACGTCGCCGTAATTACCGGAGGCGCATCCGGCATCGGTCTTGCCGCCGCCATGGCCTTCGTGCGTGCCGGCATGAAGGTGTGCATCGCCGATATCGACCAAGGCCGGTTGGCGGAAGCCGCAACAAAACTGTCATCCGTCGCGGTTGCCACAAATGTGATGACCTCCGCGGTTGATGTCGGCAAAGCCGAGAGCGTGACGGAACTGGAGCGCGCCGTGCGCGAACGCTTCGGCGGCACCGACATCCTCATGAACAATGCCGGCATCCAGCCCGGAAGCACGTTATTCGGCGAGCCCGACAACTGGCAGCGCATCATCGGCGTCAACATGTGGGGCATCATCAACGGCTCGCGCATCTTCGCGCCCGACATGATCGCGCGCGGCAACGCCGGCCTCATCATCAACACCGGCTCGAAGCAGGGCATCACCACGCCGCCGGGCGATCCCGCCTACAACGTGTCGAAGGCCGGCGTGAAGGCGTTCACCGAGGCGCTCCAGCACGAGCTGCGCAATACGAAAGACTGCCGCATCACCGCGCACCTGCTGATCCCGGGCTTCGTCTTCACGGGACTCACCGCGAAGGGCCGAACCGAGAAGCCGGCGGGCGCCTGGACGCCGGAGCAGACAGTCGATTTCATGATCGCGCGGCTGGAGGCCGGCGATTTCTACATCCTGTGCCCTGACAATGATGTGCCGCGTGCGCTCGACGAAAAGCGCATGCTGTGGGCGGCCGGCGATATCGTCGAGAACCGTCCGGCCCTGTCGCGCTGGCATCCGGATCATGCGGAGGCATTCGCGGCGTTCGTGAAGGGTGACTAG
- the hydA gene encoding dihydropyrimidinase: MSLLIRGGTVVNHDHSRRADVLIDGDTIVAVGTSIEAPRGTEIVDAGGAYVIPGGIDPHTHLEMPFMGTVTADDFESGTKAALTGGTTMVVDFCLPDPGQSMLAAYQEWRHKSEKAASDYGFHMAVTSWSKQIYDEMETVVKTYGINTFKHFMAYKGALMVNDDELYNSFARCAHLGAMPVVHAENGDVVALMQEALMARGVTGPEGHAFSRPPEVEGEATNRAIMIADMTGTPVYIVHTSCREAHEAIARARAAGKRVYGEPLIQHLLLDAREYENKDWDHSAQRVMSPPFRDKSHQDSLWSGLQSGSLQVVATDHCAFTTEQKRFGVGDFRKIPNGTGGLEDRLALLWTAGVATGRLTKEEFVAVTSANIARILNIYPRKGAIAVGSDADVVVWDPKATKTISAKRQMSRIDYNVFEGFSCTGGPAATLSRGRIVWKDGNLRAEAGDGRYIERPAFSPVHIANSTWKELTAPRAVVRGTVTP; the protein is encoded by the coding sequence ATGTCCCTCCTCATCCGCGGCGGCACCGTCGTCAATCATGATCATTCGCGCCGCGCGGACGTGCTGATCGACGGCGACACCATCGTCGCTGTCGGCACGTCGATCGAGGCGCCCAGGGGAACGGAGATCGTCGACGCCGGCGGCGCTTACGTGATTCCGGGCGGCATCGACCCGCACACCCATCTCGAAATGCCGTTCATGGGCACGGTGACCGCCGACGATTTCGAGTCGGGAACGAAGGCGGCGCTGACCGGCGGCACCACCATGGTGGTGGATTTCTGCCTGCCCGATCCTGGCCAGTCGATGCTCGCGGCCTATCAGGAGTGGCGCCACAAATCCGAGAAGGCGGCTTCCGACTACGGCTTCCACATGGCGGTGACGTCGTGGTCGAAGCAGATCTATGACGAGATGGAGACCGTGGTCAAAACCTACGGCATCAACACCTTCAAGCACTTCATGGCCTACAAGGGCGCGCTGATGGTGAACGATGACGAGCTCTATAATTCCTTCGCGCGCTGCGCCCATCTCGGCGCCATGCCGGTGGTGCATGCGGAGAATGGCGACGTCGTCGCCTTGATGCAGGAGGCGCTGATGGCGCGCGGCGTCACCGGCCCCGAAGGCCATGCATTTTCGCGGCCGCCGGAAGTCGAGGGCGAAGCCACCAACCGCGCCATCATGATCGCCGACATGACGGGCACGCCGGTCTACATCGTGCACACCAGTTGCCGCGAGGCGCATGAGGCGATCGCGCGGGCGCGGGCGGCGGGAAAGCGCGTCTATGGCGAGCCGCTGATCCAGCATCTGCTGCTCGATGCCCGCGAATACGAGAACAAGGATTGGGATCATTCGGCGCAGCGGGTGATGTCGCCGCCGTTCCGCGACAAGTCGCATCAGGACAGCCTGTGGTCCGGCCTGCAATCCGGCTCGCTCCAGGTGGTCGCGACCGACCACTGCGCTTTCACGACCGAGCAGAAGCGCTTTGGGGTCGGTGATTTCAGAAAGATCCCGAACGGCACCGGCGGGCTGGAAGATCGGCTGGCGCTGTTGTGGACCGCGGGCGTCGCCACGGGACGGCTGACGAAAGAAGAGTTCGTCGCGGTGACCTCGGCGAACATCGCTCGCATCCTCAACATCTATCCACGCAAGGGCGCAATCGCCGTGGGCTCGGATGCCGACGTCGTGGTGTGGGATCCCAAGGCGACAAAAACCATCAGCGCGAAGCGGCAGATGAGCCGCATCGATTACAACGTGTTCGAAGGCTTTTCCTGCACGGGCGGTCCGGCCGCGACACTCTCGCGCGGCCGGATCGTGTGGAAGGATGGGAACTTGCGCGCCGAGGCCGGCGACGGCCGCTATATCGAGCGTCCCGCGTTCTCGCCGGTGCATATCGCCAATTCCACATGGAAAGAGCTAACTGCACCGCGCGCCGTGGTGCGCGGCACGGTGACGCCGTAG
- a CDS encoding peroxiredoxin-like family protein, which translates to MALQDKLQHKLQHKLQDKLQDKLQDKLDAFKADFEGGRFPLKPSKEALDTMHRATAELIASGQAQRAKKAGDAAPEFSLKDPDGRPVCSRDLLARGPLVVSFYRGVWCPYCNLELQALQEALPEIAARSASLVAISPQTAPNSRKSQRDNKLAFPILSDVRSEVAEAFGIRFALPDDLVALYKSFKNDLPSFNDNPSWVLPMPARYVIGRDGVIAYAEVNPDYTHRPDPSEFLPVLDQLQAGKAA; encoded by the coding sequence ATGGCCCTGCAAGACAAACTCCAACACAAACTCCAACACAAACTCCAAGACAAACTCCAAGACAAACTCCAAGACAAGCTCGATGCCTTCAAGGCCGATTTCGAAGGCGGCCGCTTTCCGCTCAAGCCCAGCAAGGAGGCGCTCGACACCATGCATCGCGCAACCGCCGAACTGATCGCGAGCGGCCAGGCGCAGCGCGCGAAGAAGGCCGGTGACGCCGCCCCGGAATTTTCGCTCAAGGACCCCGACGGAAGGCCGGTGTGCTCGCGCGACCTGCTCGCCAGGGGACCGCTAGTCGTGTCCTTTTATCGTGGCGTCTGGTGCCCATACTGCAACCTTGAGCTCCAGGCCCTCCAGGAGGCCCTGCCGGAGATCGCCGCGCGCAGTGCGAGCCTCGTTGCGATCTCGCCGCAGACCGCGCCGAACAGCCGCAAGTCGCAGCGCGACAACAAGCTCGCCTTCCCGATCCTGAGCGACGTCAGGAGCGAGGTCGCCGAAGCCTTCGGCATCCGCTTCGCGCTGCCGGACGATCTCGTCGCGCTCTACAAATCGTTCAAGAACGACCTGCCTTCGTTCAACGACAACCCGTCCTGGGTGCTGCCGATGCCCGCGCGCTACGTCATCGGCCGCGACGGTGTCATCGCCTACGCGGAGGTGAATCCGGACTACACGCACCGCCCGGATCCGTCCGAGTTCTTGCCGGTGCTGGACCAGTTGCAGGCGGGCAAGGCGGCCTGA